A single genomic interval of Lodderomyces elongisporus chromosome 8, complete sequence harbors:
- the ALG11 gene encoding asparagine-linked glycosylation protein (BUSCO:EOG09262UB3), producing the protein MWLILGVALAIYFLHQVVHSVLPHFFLVPPQRWQDQFLKVLNYAKPIYLTTTYKRSSVRRRLILASFVPSYYTNYRNNKLKIAPRDVEAKEEFMRETRRRDVDDPQRRLLYGFFHPYANNGGGGEKVLWEAVKATLNANSKNICVIYTTNLDAEPLEILGKTESKFQITGLDSSRIVFIYLRRFGHLIDSAYWKRFTIIGQLFGTGLLSLEACFEVSPDVWVDTMGLPSSFLVANKVLKIPIIAYVHYPILQEDMFNKLKYQKLGEVLHIRSINDFIAYGKFLYWTALYYFYVYLGSLVDITLANGSWTYSHLDKIWSFNKALGNKLEVLYPPCGTEYLTSTASTTAPSTAPSIAPSIAPSTAPAISLLEKDKLEVRENKLLYLAQFRPEKRHILVLKEYQQFLANEFPNVETSKGNGSIPTLVFAGSCRTSDDTATLEILKSQVEMLKLERFVTFEVDIPYSRVVELLTTCKFGLNAMWNEHFGIGVVEYMAKGCIPIVHASAGPYLDIVGAKTNSEQSQQSQPQPGFFFKSYADPDFDPKLQEPEDENGKLAFQVNGKKVLFPTLENLLQDIFVLNSINADALVFEEKLRNMRLQGQELVREKFSNAKFDASWTHHLETLDILEKEYRNERRGKLEKVY; encoded by the coding sequence ATGTGGTTGATTTTGGGAGTGGCTCTTGCAATATATTTCCTACACCAAGTGGTTCATAGTGTGCTTCCacacttttttcttgttccaCCTCAAAGATGGCAGGATCAATTTCTTAAAGTGCTCAATTATGCAAAACCTATCTATCTCACCACGACTTACAAGAGATCTAGCGTGCGTAGAAGATTGATTCTTGCTAGCTTTGTACCTTCCTATTACACTAATTATCGAAACAATAAGCTCAAAATTGCGCCAAGAGATGTCGAAgcgaaagaagaatttaTGAGggaaacaagaagaagggaTGTGGATGACCCACAAAGAAGATTGTTGTACGGGTTCTTCCACCCATATGCAAATAACGGCGGCGGTGGTGAAAAAGTGCTTTGGGAAGCAGTCAAGGCTACATTGAACGCAAATAGTAAAAACATATGTGTTATTTATACAACAAATTTGGACGCCGAGCCATTGGAGATACTCGGAAAGACAGAGAGCAAATTTCAAATAACGGGACTCGACTCTTCGCGTATTGTGTTCATTTATCTACGGAGATTTGGTCACTTGATTGATTCGGCATATTGGAAACGATTCACAATAATTGGACAATTATTTGGTACTGGGTTGCTCAGCTTGGAAGCGTGCTTTGAAGTGTCTCCTGATGTATGGGTGGACACAATGGGGTTACCCAGTAGTTTTCTTGTTGCGAataaagttttgaaaatacCAATTATTGCCTACGTTCATTACCCAATCTTGCAAGAAGATATGTTCAACAAGCTCAAATATCAGAAACTTGGGGAGGTTTTGCACATCAGATCCATAAATGATTTTATCGCTTACGGAAAGTTTCTCTACTGGACCGCATTGTACTACTTTTATGTCTACTTGGGATCACTAGTTGATATTACCTTGGCGAACGGATCTTGGACGTATAGTCATCTTGACAAAATATGGTCTTTCAATAAGGCATTAGGAAATAAACTTGAGGTGTTATATCCTCCGTGTGGCACCGAGTATCTTAcatcaacagcatcaacaacagcaccaTCAACAGCACCATCAATAGCACCATCAATAGCACCATCAACAGCACCAGCAATCTCATTACTCGAAAAAGATAAGCTTGAAGTCAGGGAAAACAAACTCTTATATTTGGCCCAATTTAGACCGGAAAAACGTCATATATTGGTTTTAAAGGAATACCAACAATTTTTGGCCAACGAGTTTCCCAATGTTGAGACTTCCAAGGGAAATGGTAGTATTCCAACGTTAGTATTTGCTGGGTCATGCCGAACATCTGATGATACGGCAACCCTAGAGATTCTCAAGCTGCAAGTTGAGATGCTTAAGTTGGAACGGTTTGTCACTTTTGAGGTCGATATCCCATATAGTCGAGTGGTTGAGCTCTTGACAACATGCAAGTTTGGTTTAAATGCAATGTGGAACGAGCATTTTGGTATAGGAGTTGTGGAGTATATGGCTAAAGGCTGTATACCTATAGTTCACGCATCAGCAGGTCCATACCTTGACATTGTGGGGGCCAAAACCAACAGtgaacaactgcaacaatcTCAGCCACAGCcaggtttttttttcaaatcttaTGCTGATCCAGACTTTGATCCTAAATTACAAGAACCAGAGGACGAGAATGGGAAACTAGCATTCCAAGtcaatggaaaaaaagtattgttTCCTACATTGGAAAATCTTTTGCAAGATATATTTGTTCTCAATAGTATAAATGCAGATGCATTAGTTTTCGAGGAAAAGTTGCGAAACATGAGGTTGCAAGGTCAGGAGTTGGTGCGCGAGAAGTTTTCCAATGCCAAGTTCGATGCTTCGTGGACACACCATTTAGAGACGCTTGATATACTTGAGAAAGAATACAGAAATGAGAGACGTGGCAAGCTTGAAAAAGTGTACTAA
- the IPL1 gene encoding spindle assembly checkpoint kinase gives MFNNSATSVGSAGRERKVLTNIDIHSATSNTPHLDRYRRSIKNISKPIGGYRRGDHTKENNQSHQGTEVSALKPVLAVRSTTKSKDAFTTPTPYRRVQTPISKKRRTSPLSTKISQHLLGSETSVPNKVASRKHSSSPFIDKPKHTAGVTTNAPMQLTENAPVLCIEKYHTSLPFLASTNSPSRPESNIYKPARPVQDTETGMQHKSNVITTASSASPTSQASPSQPVPQQSIPKNLTQPAQLTQSTLLLPKFEDFEIGRCLGKGKLGKVYCAKHIKSDYLVALKVMNKQEIVNNRIERNFRREIEIQSALHHDNITKLYTWFYDTTNVYLVLEYGLQGEIYTHLKKSKRFSNRTASCYVFQVTKALIYLHSKGIIHRDLKPENIMLDANNVVKLSDFGWSVYTKRNLTSGGNFQSSRHPTKASVVTGTPGVTASAITQPLPSSLSSSTFPSTRRVTFCGTIDYLPPEMIEQKPHDEKVDVWALGVLIYEFLVGKPPFEEPDKNATYKRIVRVDLKFPRSIDIDARDLILRLLKKQPEERISLQKVLKHPWILKNKPLWPKH, from the coding sequence ATGTTTAATAATTCAGCTACAAGTGTTGGTCTGGCgggaagagaaagaaaagttttgaCCAATATAGACATACACAGCGCTACGTCAAACACTCCGCATCTAGATAGATACCGCCGAAGTATCAAAAACATATCCAAACCAATTGGTGGTTACCGACGAGGAGACCACactaaagaaaataatcaaAGTCATCAGGGCACTGAAGTATCCGCATTAAAACCTGTATTGGCAGTTCGATCTACTACAAAGTCCAAAGATGCGTTTACTACTCCGACACCTTATCGACGAGTACAAACTCCAATTAGTAAAAAACGCAGAACCTCACCGCTATCAACAAAAATCTCTCAACATTTGTTGGGGCTGGAAACTAGTGTTCCAAATAAAGTAGCATCACGAAAACATTCTTCTTCGCCATTTATCGATAAACCAAAGCACACTGCAGGAGTAACGACAAATGCACCAATGCAATTAACGGAGAATGCACCAGTACTCTGCATAGAGAAATATCACACGTCGTTACCATTTTTAGCATCTACAAACTCGCCCTCCAGACCAGAatcaaatatatacaagCCAGCAAGACCAGTTCAAGATACAGAAACAGGGATGCAACACAAATCAAACGTGATAACTACTGCCTCTTCCGCATCACCAACCTCACAAGCATCACCTTCCCAACCAGTACCACAACAATCCATCCCCAAAAATttaacacaaccagcacAGTTAACACAATCAACACTTTTACTTCCAAAGTTTgaagattttgaaattggcCGGTGTTTGGGAAAAGGGAAACTTGGTAAAGTTTATTGCGCCAAACATATAAAGTCGGATTATCTTGTTGCGCTCAAAGTCATGAACAAACAAGAGATTGTGAATAATCGTATTGAAAGAAACTTTCGCCGAGAAATCGAAATACAGTCTGCATTACACCATGATAATATCACGAAATTATATACTTGGTTTTACGATACAACAAACGTATATCTTGTACTTGAATATGGACTTCAGGGAGAAATATACACCCActtgaaaaagagtaaaCGGTTTAGCAACCGCACCGCAAGCTGTTACGTCTTTCAAGTCACAAAAGCGCTAATTTACTTACATTCCAAAGGTATCATTCATCGAGATTTGAAGCCCGAAAATATCATGTTAGATGCGAACAATGTTGTCAAGTTGAGTGATTTTGGCTGGTCAGTGTATACAAAACGGAATCTCACAAGTGGTGGTAATTTTCAACTGCTGAGACATCCAACAAAAGCATCAGTAGTGACTGGAACACCAGGAGtaacagcatcagcaataACACAGCCTTTgccatcatcattactgtCGTCAACTTTTCCTTCGACGCGTCGTGTCACATTTTGTGGTACGATTGATTATTTACCACCAGAGATGATTGAACAAAAACCACACGACGAAAAAGTAGATGTTTGGGCTTTGGGTGTTTTAATTTATGAATTTCTAGTTGGCAAACCACCATTTGAGGAGCCCGATAAAAACGCCACTTACAAAAGAATAGTAAGAGTGGATTTAAAATTTCCCAGGAGTATAGATATCGATGCGAGAGATTTGATCCTTCGATTATTAAAAAAGCAGCCAGAGGAGAGAATAAGTTTGCAGAAAGTGTTGAAACATCCAtggattttgaaaaataagcCACTTTGGCCAAAACACTGA
- the RPL10A gene encoding 60S ribosomal protein L10A (BUSCO:EOG09264LBC), whose amino-acid sequence MSKITSAHVRENVKKLLEHSNETKKRNFLETVELQVGLKNYDPQRDKRFSGTLKLPQVPRPNMTLCIFGDAFDVDRAKSLGVDAMSVDDLKKLNKNKKLIKKLAKKYNAFIASEVLIKQIPRLLGPTLSKAGKFPTPVSHNDDLYSKVTDVKSTIKFQLKKVLCLAVAVGNVEMEEDVLVNQIMMAANFLVSLLKKNWQNVGSLVIKSTMGPSFRIY is encoded by the coding sequence ATGTCCAAAATTACCTCAGCTCACGTTAGAGAGAACGTCAAGAAGTTGCTCGAGCACTCCAacgaaaccaaaaagagaaacttTTTGGAAACCGTTGAATTGCAAGTCGGTTTGAAAAACTATGACCCACAAAGAGACAAGCGTTTCTCTGGTACCTTGAAATTGCCTCAAGTCCCAAGACCAAACATGACCTTGTGTATTTTTGGTGATGCTTTCGATGTCGACAGAGCTAAGTCATTGGGTGTTGACGCTATGTCAGTCGATGacttgaaaaagttgaacaagaacaagaaattgatcaagaaATTGGCTAAGAAATACAATGCTTTCATTGCTTCCGAAGTCTTGATTAAGCAAATTCCTAGATTGTTGGGTCCTACTTTGTCCAAGGCTGGTAAGTTCCCAACCCCAGTTTCTCACAACGATGACTTGTACTCCAAGGTTACTGATGTCAAATCAACCATCAAGTTCCAATTGAAGAAGGTCTTGTGTTtggctgttgctgttggtaACGTTGAGATGGAAGAAGATGTCTTGGTTAACCAAATCATGATGGCTGCTAACTTCTTGGTCtctttgttgaagaagaactgGCAAAACGTTGGATCTTTGGTTATCAAATCAACTATGGGTCCATCATTCAGAATCTACTAA
- the SEC27 gene encoding Coatomer subunit beta', with protein sequence MKLDITKTFSHHSDRVKGIDFHPTEPWVLTTLYNGKIEIWSYATNALVKSIQVTEMPVRTGKFIPRKNWIVVGSDDFQIRVYNYNTGEKITQFEAHPDYIRSIAVHPTKPYILTSSDDLTIKLWNWDNNWKLEQVFEGHQHYVMSVNFNPKDPNTFASACLDRTVKIWSLGSSQPNFTLVAHDTKGVNYVDYYPQADKPYLITSSDDKTIKVWDYQTKSCVATLEGHLSNVSFAIFHPELPIIVSGSEDGTVRFWNSNTFKLEKSINYSLERVWCVGILPKSNVIAAGFDSGFVIIKLGNEEPLFSLDSNNKLIFAKNSEVFQSVIKPNATQGLKDGEPLNLQQRDLGTIEIFPQTLAHSPNGRYAAVCGDGEYIVYSALGWRSKSYGSALDFVWNTHDTSAACPFAIRESSISVKVLKNFQEYLVIDLQYQADKIFGGALLGVKSEGCVSFYDWESGKLARRVDIDEEISDVIWSDNGELLAIVTTSNAGDRSSSTPSTQAGKKNDETYFLSYDREVFDQALANDELDVEEGAEQSFDVLYTLPTSESILSGKFIGDVFVYTTASTNRLNYFVGGEVINLGHFDRKFYILGYKAQDGRLFLIDKSFDVISWYLNTSMLELQTLVMRGDLEQFATQNVIDEETEEEIPDVSTVTQESLSEDYASLIANLSKTELNQLSRFFEKLGYLSLSFSLSQDFDSKFQIALNTGDLKQAYGLLSGQETQQQQQQQQQQPSAIATSNIPKWKKLGDLALSKWNVKLAQESFWLAKDYSSLLLLLSSSQNKAELIKLAEECQAKGKYNIAWQAWWQVRDVNKCFDLLIMSGRYTEAVLFGANYGIDHEKLASRISEWKDVLRNEKQKERIAGRWTDDLAKLSINGSSIGEEASAEINEKTSEEPLISLDGETEEKKSDALGEEQTQKNELDEVEKAEEEDDDAVEEDANEAVDEEVNVNGE encoded by the coding sequence atgaaattggACATCACCAAGACATTCAGTCACCATTCAGATCGTGTCAAGGGTATAGATTTTCACCCAACAGAACCATGGGTGTTGACAACACTTTATAACGGTAAGATTGAGATATGGTCCTATGCCACCAATGCATTAGTCAAGTCCATCCAGGTCACGGAGATGCCAGTGCGTACGGGTAAATTCATTCCTCGAAAGAATTGGATTGTTGTTGGCTCTGATGATTTCCAGATTCGTGTTTACAATTACAACACTGGTGAGAAAATCACTCAGTTTGAAGCCCACCCAGATTATATTAGATCAATTGCAGTGCATCCAACAAAGCCATACATTTTAACCTCTTCTGACGATTTGACTATTAAATTGTGGAACTGGGATAACAACTGGAAGTTGGAGCAAGTGTTTGAAGGTCACCAACATTATGTAATGAGTGTGAACTTCAATCCCAAAGACCCAAACACCTTTGCATCTGCGTGCTTGGATAGAACCGTTAAGATTTGGTCCTTGGGCAGTCTGCAACCAAACTTCACTTTGGTGGCTCATGATACCAAAGGTGTCAATTATGTCGATTATTACCCCCAAGCAGACAAGCCTTATTTGATTACTTCGAGTGATGACAAAACAATTAAAGTATGGGATTACCAAACGAAATCTTGCGTTGCCACTTTGGAAGGTCATCTACTGAATGTCTCGTTTGCAATTTTCCATCCAGAATTGCCAATTATTGTATCAGGATCCGAAGATGGAACCGTTAGATTTTGGAACTCCAACACAttcaaattggaaaaatcTATCAACTACAGTTTGGAAAGAGTTTGGTGTGTTGGAATCTTGCCAAAATCCAACGTTATTGCTGCCGGTTTTGACTCTGGATTTGTTATAATCAAGCTCGGAAATGAAGAGCCACTTTTCTCGTTGGACTCCAATAACAAGTTGATTTTTGCCAAAAACTCTGAAGTTTTCCAATCTGTCATCAAGCCCAACGCCACTCAAGGGTTGAAAGACGGAGAACCATTGAATTTGCAACAAAGAGATTTAGGAACGATTGAAATTTTCCCTCAGACTTTGGCACACTCACCAAATGGTAGATACGCTGCAGTTTGTGGCGATGGCGAATATATTGTTTACAGTGCATTGGGTTGGAGGTCCAAATCATACGGTAGTGCACTTGATTTTGTATGGAATACCCATGACACTTCTGCAGCTTGCCCATTCGCCATCAGAGAATCAAGCATTAGTGTGAAAGTCTTGAAAAACTTCCAGGAGTATCTAGTTATTGATTTGCAGTATCAAGCTGATAAAATTTTTGGCGGTGCCTTGTTGGGTGTCAAATCCGAAGGATGCGTCTCATTCTATGATTGGGAAAGTGGGAAATTAGCAAGAAGAGTGGacattgatgaagaaattTCTGATGTGATTTGGTCTGATAATGGCGAGTTACTTGCTATTGTGACTACATCAAATGCTGGCGATAGATCAAGTTCCACCCCACTGACTCAGGCaggaaagaagaatgaTGAAACATATTTTTTGAGCTATGACCGCGAGGTATTCGACCAAGCATTGGCGAATGATGAATTGGACGTTGAAGAGGGTGCAGAGCAATCATTCGATGTTTTATATACTCTCCCTACCTCAGAGTCCATCTTGTCTGGTAAATTTATTGGCgatgtttttgtttatacCACAGCAAGCACCAATAGGTTGAATTATTTCGTTGGTGGTGAAGTGATCAACTTGGGACATTTCGACCGTAAATTCTATATACTCGGCTATAAGGCTCAAGATGGAAGATTGTTTCTTATTGACAAATCATTTGATGTTATTTCATGGTACCTCAACACGAGCATGTTGGAGTTACAGACTTTGGTGATGAGAGGAGACCTCGAACAGTTTGCCACACAAAATGTGATTGACGAAGAAACGGAGGAGGAAATTCCCGATGTATCTACAGTTACACAAGAGAGCTTGTCAGAAGATTATGCAAGTTTAATTGCCAATCTCTCCAAGACAGAGTTGAATCAATTGTCAAggttttttgaaaagttaGGATAcctttctttatctttccTGTTGTCGCAAGATTTTGATTCCAAGTTCCAGATTGCCTTAAATACTGGTGACTTAAAACAAGCCTATGGTTTGCTTTCAGGCCAGGAGActcagcagcaacagcagcagcagcagcagcagccaTCGGCCATAGCTACCTCAAACATTccaaaatggaaaaaactCGGTGACTTAGCTTTGTCGAAGTGGAATGTTAAACTTGCTCAAGAATCATTCTGGCTTGCCAAAGATTACTCTTCTTTGTTGCttttattatcatcatcacaaaATAAGGCAGAATTGATCAAGTTGGCCGAAGAGTGTCAGGCAAAAGGTAAGTATAACATTGCATGGCAAGCGTGGTGGCAGGTCCGCGACGTGAACAAatgttttgatttgttgatCATGAGCGGCAGGTACACAGAAGCAGTACTCTTTGGTGCAAACTATGGAATTGATCACGAGAAGTTGGCCAGCCGTATTTCCGAGTGGAAGGATGTTTTGAGAAATGAGAagcaaaaggaaagaattgCTGGAAGATGGACAGACGATTTAGCCAAGTTGAGTATAAACGGATCATCAATTGGAGAGGAAGCATCAGCAGAAATCAATGAGAAAACCTCGGAAGAACCTTTGATCAGTCTAGATGGCGAGAccgaggaaaagaagagtgACGCTTTGGGTGAAGAGCAAACACAGAAGAATGAATTGGATGAAGTGGAAAAAGCCGAGGAAGAAGACGATGATGCCGTTGAAGAAGACGCTAATGAGGCAGTTGACGAGGAAGTTAATGTTAACGGTGAATAG
- a CDS encoding uncharacterized protein (BUSCO:EOG09262I5I): MNENKVSLHPEQKKWKAPKGPKPVHHKNKNLIGLGRTIANQRSKENQIQYLPDGEMRFTTDKKDPNWVKLRSVTQENSLDEFLSTAQLADTDFTAERSQQVKIIKVGNTNIVNQNGLLTQDEMLAMRQKHMMFENKLTIPRRPKWNKSQSKLEIERQENLAFLSWRRDLAALTENNDLLLTPFERNLEVWRQLWRVVERCDLVVQIVDARNPLFFRSVDLEKYVESFNQAGDENKQKRNLLLVNKADLLTRDQRIAWADFFKNKGINYVFFSAAKANELLEKEREEAEQRLEQQRESATTQASTSSSSSSSSSSSSAKASMKPAAQIENRGGKVKLDEISDEAANYSSINDNDIGEDEAIRILKIEELEELFMTSAPKFEQDPEYPDRKLQIGLVGYPNVGKSSTINALIGSKKVSVSSTPGKTKHFQTLHLTPEVLLCDCPGLVFPNFAYTNAELVCNGVLPIDQLREHIPPISLVCQRIPKFFLEAVYGIHIPIQKVEDGGNGEYPTARELLNAYARARGYMTQGFGAADEPRAARYILKDYVNGKLLYVNPPPVMQDDGAWHLLDLQQSRKFNKELYTLNHLPESRQQQIVHAMHAKSIPIDKFDLQKDLSRLNFSMHIGGSASGNLVGGEGELGGDESSVGSQGQAKTLFYGGKQAKLESAGDELDEEFFAMNNVEGKLNTPFHKKLISLPTKADKKHNKKNKKQEKKHRVVGY, from the coding sequence ATGAATGAGAACAAGGTATCACTTCATCCAGAGCAGAAGAAATGGAAGGCACCTAAAGGTCCCAAACCAGTGCAccacaagaacaagaatcTTATTGGACTTGGTCGTACAATTGCAAACCAAAGATCTAAGGAAAATCAAATACAATACCTTCCAGATGGTGAGATGAGATTTACCACTGACAAGAAGGATCCTAATTGGGTCAAGTTGAGATCGGTGACTCAGGAAAACTCGTTGGACGAATTTTTGAGTACTGCCCAATTGGCGGACACTGATTTTACAGCTGAACGTAGTCAACAAGTCAAGATTATCAAAGTTGGTAATACTAATATTGTCAACCAGAACGGTCTCTTAACACAAGATGAGATGTTGGCAATGAGACAAAAGCATATGAtgtttgaaaacaaattaacTATTCCAAGGAGGCCGAAATGGAATAAGCTGCAAAGTAAGCTTGAGATAGAGAGACAAGAAAACTTGGCATTTTTGTCATGGAGGAGAGATTTAGCAGCATTAACTGAGAATAACgatttgttgttgactcCGTTTGAAAGAAATTTGGAAGTTTGGAGACAATTATGGAGAGTTGTAGAAAGATGTGATTTGGTGGTGCAAATTGTTGATGCACGGAATCCATTATTCTTCAGATCGGtggatttggaaaaatatGTTGAGAGCTTCAATCAAGCCGGGGATGAGAATAAGCAGAAGCGAAACCTTCTTTTAGTCAACAAAGCGGATTTGTTGACTCGGGATCAAAGAATTGCATGGGCAGACTTTTTCAAGAACAAGGGAATCAATtatgtatttttttctgcGGCTAAGGCCAATGAGCttttggaaaaggaaagagaagaagcagaacaACGATTAGAGCAGCAAAGGGAACTGGCGACAACCCAAGCATCTACTCtgtcttcctcttcttcttcttcttcctcgtcATCAGCAAAAGCATCAATGAAACCAGCTgctcaaattgaaaatcgTGGTGGTAAAGTAAAATTGGACGAAATATCCGACGAAGCAGCCAACTATTCGTCTATAAATGATAATGACATTGGAGAAGACGAAGCTATTAGAATATTGAAGATCGAGGAACTTGAAGAACTTTTTATGACATCTGCTCCAAAATTCGAACAAGACCCTGAATACCCAGACCgaaaattgcaaattgGACTTGTTGGTTACCCAAATGTTGGTAAATCTTCTACGATCAATGCTTTAATTGGATCTAAAAAGGTTTCAGTTTCTTCTACTCCTGGTAAGACAAAACATTTCCAAACTTTGCACCTCACTCCTGAAGTTCTTCTTTGCGATTGTCCTGGTTTAGTGTTTCCTAACTTTGCTTACACGAATGCGGAATTGGTTTGTAATGGTGTGCTTCCCATCGACCAGTTACGTGAGCACATCCCACCAATCTCTTTGGTTTGCCAGCGTATCCCCAAATTTTTCCTTGAAGCAGTCTATGGTATCCATATCCCAATTCAAAAGGTAGAAGATGGTGGAAATGGAGAATATCCAACTGCGCGCGAGCTTCTTAATGCATATGCAAGAGCTCGTGGTTACATGACACAGGGATTTGGTGCGGCTGATGAGCCAAGAGCAGCAAGATACATTTTGAAGGATTATGTCAATGGTAAACTACTATACGTCAACCCGCCACCAGTAATGCAAGATGATGGAGCTTGGCATTTGCTTGATTTGCAGCAGCTGCGAAAGTTCAACAAGGAGTTATATACATTAAACCACTTACCCGAGTCTAGACAACAACAGATTGTACATGCCATGCATGCAAAGAGTATACCAATTGACAAATTCGATTTGCAAAAGGACCTATCTAGATTAAACTTTTCTATGCATATCGGTGGTAGTGCTAGTGGTAATCTTGTTGGAGGCGAAGGTGAACTTGGTGGTGATGAATCATCCGTTGGGTCGCAAGGTCAAGCAAAGACCTTATTCTATGGTGGTAAACAGGCAAAGTTGGAAAGTGCTGGTGATGAACTTGATGAGGAATTTTTTGCAATGAACAATGTCGAGGGTAAGTTGAACACCCCATTCCATAAAAAGCTTATAAGTTTGCCTACAAAAGCTGATAAGAAgcacaataaaaaaaacaagaagcaagaaaagaaacatagAGTTGTGGGTTATTAG
- the MRM2_2 gene encoding 2' O-ribose methyltransferase, with product MRTKLSIDRLISTFQQWSQIHSLFKRRLATRTNKLLAASTRKPYDRSLLSDGFQTQRLFSSSFLLSSKNGSFISNSPVKKITRQLEAELAEIEYTDKLAYLDAKYRLITPETKKVLDIGFSPGHWMNYVVEQMCELHNVAQDKLYTKDVMILGFDLLFKNPPAGTSSIQGNIFSKFAQALVVNHFKECEFKQRKKRMKDLVEKEQEPAQKHQHQQRQQQQIEEDEIRRKSYFDHEQEEHMIETDLAESLRNLSISESKLQPESTQKNILVSDDAWKVDLVLSDLSRPLRQVSGYYDRTETYPYIRSNTNKGLNHHVLNPQKANLDLGEASIILMKQVLRRGGSFVLRLQDVNGKDAEFIIMRLGLEKMFKKVVTIEVGAEVILVCSVRK from the coding sequence ATGCGAACAAAACTATCAATCGATAGACTCATCTCAACATTTCAACAATGGCTGCAAATACACAGTTTATTCAAAAGACGACTAGCTACTCGCACCAATAAACTTTTGGCGGCTTCAACTCGAAAACCATATGATAGAAGCTTATTATCGGATGGTTTCCAGACACAACGACTATTCTCGTCATCGTTTCTATTGTCGTCGAAAAATGGATCCTTCATTTCAAATTCGCCAGTAAAAAAGATAACGCGACAGCTTGAGGCCGAGCTTGCAGAAATAGAATACACGGATAAATTGGCATACCTTGATGCTAAGTACCGACTAATAACACctgaaaccaaaaaagtcCTTGACATTGGGTTTTCTCCTGGGCATTGGATGAATTATGTTGTTGAGCAAATGTGCGAACTTCACAACGTAGCTCAGGACAAACTATACACTAAAGATGTGATGATCTTGGGCTTTGATTTATTGTTTAAGAACCCGCCGGCAGGAACTAGTTCAATACAAGGAAATATCTTTTCCAAGTTTGCCCAGGCATTGGTGGTCAATCATTTCAAGGAATGTGAATTTaagcaaaggaaaaaaagaatgaaggACTTGGTAgaaaaagagcaagaacCAGCCcaaaaacatcaacatcaacagcggcagcagcagcagattGAAGAGGACGAAATTCGGCGAAAATCATATTTTGATCATGAACAAGAAGAGCACATGATTGAAACCGACTTGGCCGAATCTTTGAGAAACTTGAGTATATCCGAATCCAAATTACAACCAGAATCAACTCAAAAAAACATTCTAGTGTCCGATGATGCATGGAAAGTGGATTTGGTGCTTAGTGACTTGTCGCGACCCTTAAGACAAGTGTCCGGATACTACGATCGAACAGAAACGTACCCTTACATCCGGTCAAATACTAATAAAGGTTTGAACCATCATGTACTAAATCCTCAAAAAGCCAACTTGGATTTGGGAGAGGCATCCATTATTTTAATGAAACAAGTATTGAGAAGAGGGGGGAGCTTTGTATTGCGACTACAGGATGTTAACGGCAAAGACGCCGAGTTCATAATCATGAGATTGGGTCTTGAGAAAATGTTTAAAAAAGTAGTTACAATCGAAGTAGGAGCTGAAGTAATCCTTGTATGCAGTGTGAGAAAATAA